Genomic DNA from Modestobacter versicolor:
TCTCGGAGAGGTAGTCCATCCCGGTGAGCGACCCGCGGCGGCTCTGGCAGAGCTCCATGATCGCGCCGGTGTAGTCGCTCGGGGCGATGATCGTGGCGTTGACGATCGGCTCGTAGACCTTGTCGATCTTGCCCGCCGGCCAGTCGCTGGGGTTGGTGACGACGACCTCGGACCGGTCCTCCATCACCACCCGGTAGACCACGTTGGGTGCCGTGGAGATCAGGCTGAGCCCGGCCTCGCGCTCCAGCCGCTCGCGGACGATCTCCAGGTGCAGCAGGCCGAGGAAGCCGACCCGGAAGCCGAAGCCCAGCGCCGCCGACGTCTCCGGCTCGTAGACCAGCGCGGCGTCGTTGAGCAGCAGCTTGTCCAGCGCCTCGCGCAGCAGCTGGTACTCGCTGCCGTCGATCGGGTAGAGGCCGGAGTAGACCATCGGCTTGGGGTCGCTGTAGCCGCCGATCGGCTCGGTGGCGGCGTGGTGCTGCAGGGTGACGGTGTCGCCGACGCGGGACTGGCGGACGTCCTTCACGCCAGTGATGAAGTAGCCGACCTCGCCGACGCCGAGCCCGGCGACCGGCTTGGGCTCCGGGGAGATGACGCCGATCTCCAGCAGCTCGTGGACCGCGCCGGTGGACATCATCTTGATCCGCTCGCGGCCGCTGATCCGGCCGTCGACGACGCGGACGTAGGTGATGACGCCGCGGTAGATGTCGTAGACCGAGTCGAAGATCATCGCCCGGGCAGGGGCGTCGGCGTCGCCGACCGGGGCCGGGATCTTCTCCACGATGGCGTCGAGCAGCTCGGCGACGCCCTCACCGGTCTTGCCGCTGACCCGCAGCACGTCGTCGGGCTCGCAGCCGATGATGTTGGCGATCTCCGCGGCGTACTTCTCCGGCTGCGCGGCCGGCAGGTCGATCTTGTTGAGCACCGGGATGATCGTCAGGTCGTTCTCGATGGCCAGGTAGAGGTTGGCCAGCGTCTGCGCCTCGATGCCCTGGGCGGCGTCGACGAGCAGGACGGCGCCCTCGCAGGCGGCCAGCGACCGGGAGACCTCGTAGGTGAAGTCGACGTGCCCCGGGGTGTCGATCATGTCGAGGACGAACTCGGTGTCGGTGTGCGCGCCGGTGCGCGGCGTCCAGGGCAGCCGGACGTTCTGCGCCTTGATGGTGATGCCGCGCTCGCGCTCGATGTCCATCCGGTCGAGGTACTGGGCGCGCATCTGGCGCCCCTCGACGATCCCGGTCACCTCGAGCATCCGGTCGGCCAGCGTCGACTTGCCGTGGTCGATGTGGGCGATGATGCAGAAGTTCCGGATCCGGGTGGGATCGGTGGATGCAGGAGTGGTCACAGTGCTCCCATCGTCCCACGAGCAGGGCCGGCGTCCAGCCATTGCCCGTGACGGGCGTCGTCGCCGCCGGTGCAGCGCTGGTGCGGCGCTGGTGCGGCGCTGGTCGGACCGGCGCCGGTTGGGCCGACCGGGCCGGGCTGGTATCTTGTGAGGCCGGTCCGCTGTGCGCTCGATTGCGCCGTGGACGCACTGTCAGACACCTCCCTCCGATCACCCGAGGCTCACGCGTGGCGAACATCAAGTCCCAGATCAAGCGGATCAAGACCAACGAGCTGGCGCGCAAGCGCAACGTCGCGGTCAAGTCCGCCCTGAAGACGTCGGTCCGGCGCTTCCGCACGGCCGCCGACGCCGGGGACAAGGACGCGGCGGTCACCGCCCTCCAGGTCGCCAGCAAGGCGCTGGACAAGGCCGCCAGCAAGGGCGTCATCCACAAGAACCAGGCGGCGAACCGCAAGTCGGCGCTGGCCAAGAAGGCCGCCAGCCTCTGAGGCTGCGCACCCGCTCGACGGCGAGCCCCTCTCCCTGCTGGGAGAGGGGCTCGTTGCTGTCGGGGGGCTGGTACCCCCGGACTGATCGGAGGAGACCGCGATGGACCGGCGTTTCCTGGTGCTGCACGGCTGGCAGAACCACCGGCCGGCCGGGCACTGGCAGTGGCTGCTGACCGAGGCGCTGCGGGCCCAGGGGGAGCATGTGCTGTACCCGCAGTTCCCCTCCGCCGACGACCCGTCGCAGGCGGAGTGGACGGCGCTGCTGCGGGCCGAGCTGGCGCAGCTGGGCTCCGGTGAGCGGGTCGTGGTCGCGCACTCGCTGGGCGTCTGGCTGTGGCTGGCCGTCGCCGGCACGCTGACCGCCGACGAGCGGGTCGACCGGGTGCTGCTGGTGGCGCCGCCGTCGGCCGAGGTGCTCGCCGGGTACCCGGAGGTCGCGGAGTTCGCCCGGGTGCCGCTGGACCCTGCTGCGCTGGCCCGCGGGGCGGCGTCGACCCGGCTGGTCGCGAGCGACGACGACCCGTACTGCCCCGGCGGGGCGGCCTCCGTCTTCGCCGGGCTCGGGCTGGACGTCGACGTGCTGCCCGGCGCCGCGCACCTGGACCTGGACGCCGGCTACGGGCGCTGGCCGGCGGTGGAGGCCTGGTGCCGTGACCCGTCGACCCGGCTGACCCCACGGGCCTGAACCGGCTGGACCGGCTGGACCGGCTCGTCCGACCCGGCTGATCGCGTGAGCCGGGGCCGCGGAGCGGGCGTGCTCAGCGCCCGGAGCGGAGCCGTTCCCCGCGACCGGCGGCGCCAGCCGCCCGGATGGCGACGATCCGGCGGACGGCGCGCTCGAGGGCGTAGTCCGCGCTGGCCGCGGCGCCCTTGACGTCGGCGTTCAGCTCGGCGGCCACCCCGATCGCCTGCTGCAGGGCGTCGATCGTCCAGCCCCGTGCCTGGCTCTGCGCCTTCTTCACCTTCCACGGCGGCAGCTTCAGCTGGCGGGCCAGCTCCCCGGTGTTGGTGGTGTTGAGCGAGGCGACCCGGGCGGCGGTGCGGACCCCGTCGGCGAGGGCATCGGCGATCAGGACGTGCGCGACACCGCGGTCCAACGCCCAGCGGAGCATCTCGATGGAGCCGGCCGAGTCACCGACCAGCACGCGCTCGGCCACGGTGAACCCGGTGACCTCGGCCTGCCCGCGGTGGAACCGGGCGACCGCGTCGGCGTCGATGACCCCGCCGAAGTCCGACACCAGCTGGCTGGCCGCCGCGGAGAGGTTGCGCAGGTCGTTGCCGACCGCGTCGAGCAGGGCGGTGACCGCGTCCGGGGTGATCTTCCCGCCGGCGTGCCGGACCTCGTTGCGCACGAACGCGACCCGTTCCCCGGCGGAACTGATCTTGGGGCACTCGTCGACCGCCGCACCGGCGGCCTTGAACGCCTTGACCAGGGCCTCGTTGCGCTTGCCCCCGTGGTGCACGAGCACGAGCGTCAGCTCCGGGTCGGGTTCCTTGGCGTAGGCCACCAGGTACTCCGCCAGGGCCGCCGCGGCCTCGTGCACGCCGGTGACGACGACCAGCCGGTGGCCGCCGAACAGCGAGGGCGCCAGCACGTCGGCCAGGTCGCCGATCGGCAGGCCGGCCGCGGCCAGCTCGTGCTCCTCGCTGTCCTGGTGGAGCTCGCGCACCGCGGCCCGCACGGCCGAGACGGCGCGGGCGCGCAGCAGCTCCTCCTCGCCCGCCACGACCCGCAGCCGGGACGTCGGGGCGGGCGGTGCTGCCTGGGGTGCTGCCACGCGACCATGCTGCCACGGCGGACCGACGCTCCCGGACCGCTGCGGACCGGCCCGCCGGGACCCCGGGGACCCCGTCGGCGGTCGCCCGCTGGACGACGTCCGGTCCGCGCACGGCCACACCCCAGTCCCCCGCCTCCCCCACCACCGCGACGTCACCGTCCCGGTCGGTCCGGTAGGTGCGCATGCCCCCGTCGGCGACCAGGTCGAGCAGCCGGTCGGTGGGGTGCCCGTAGGTGTTGCCGGCGCCGACCGACACCAGCGCCACCGCGGCGCCGCTGGCCGCGATGAACCGGGCGTCGGCGTCGGCGCTGCCGTGGTGGGGCACCTTGAGCACGTCGGCGGACAGGTCGGTGCCGGCGGCGACGATCGCGGCCTCGGCCTCCGCGCCGAGGTCCCCGGTGAGCAGCACCCGCACCCCGCGCTGGGTGGCCCGCAGCACCAGGCTCAGGTCGTTGGGCTCGGCTCCGGCGGTCGCCCGGTCCGGATCGGGGGCGAGGACCTCGAACGCGGCCCCGCCCACGGTCCGGGTCTGGCCGGGCAGCAGCACCTCGTGGACCGCGCCCACGCCGGCCAGCACCCGCTCGAACTCCGGCACCCGCTCGTCGGTCGGTGCCAGCGTCCCGGTCGCGACCACGTCGACCGCACGGCCGGCCAGCGCACCGGCCAGCCCACCCACGTGGTCGGCGTCCAGGTGCGAGACCAGCACGAGCGGCAGGCGCCGGACACCGAGCCGGTCCAGGCAGCCGGCGACGAGGGCACCGTCGGGACCGGCATCGACCAGCACCCCCTCCCCCGGCCCGGTCGGCAGCACCAGCGCGTCACCCTGACCGACGTCGCAGGCGACGATCACGGTGTCCGGGAGCGGCCAGCCCCGGGCGGCCTGCCGGACCGGCCAGCCGATGACGACCACCCCGACCAGCGCCGCGAGCGCCAGCGGGCGCAGCGGTGGCCAGCGGACCAGCGCCCACGCCGCAGCGATCAGCAGCCCCGCGAGCAGCACCGCTCCCCTGGTGCCGGCCGGCCACCCCGTCGCGCCGTCCGGCACCGCCGCCGCGTGCTCGGCCACCACCACCAGCCAGCGCACCGGCCAGCCCGCCACCCAGGTCAGCACGTCGGCTCCCCCGGGCCAGACCGGCTCGGCCAGCGCGGCCAGCAGGCCCAGCACGGTCGCGGGCGCCACCGCCGGGGCGGCCAGCAGGTTGGCCGGCAGCGACACC
This window encodes:
- a CDS encoding RBBP9/YdeN family alpha/beta hydrolase gives rise to the protein MDRRFLVLHGWQNHRPAGHWQWLLTEALRAQGEHVLYPQFPSADDPSQAEWTALLRAELAQLGSGERVVVAHSLGVWLWLAVAGTLTADERVDRVLLVAPPSAEVLAGYPEVAEFARVPLDPAALARGAASTRLVASDDDPYCPGGAASVFAGLGLDVDVLPGAAHLDLDAGYGRWPAVEAWCRDPSTRLTPRA
- the rpsT gene encoding 30S ribosomal protein S20, with amino-acid sequence MANIKSQIKRIKTNELARKRNVAVKSALKTSVRRFRTAADAGDKDAAVTALQVASKALDKAASKGVIHKNQAANRKSALAKKAASL
- the lepA gene encoding translation elongation factor 4, giving the protein MTTPASTDPTRIRNFCIIAHIDHGKSTLADRMLEVTGIVEGRQMRAQYLDRMDIERERGITIKAQNVRLPWTPRTGAHTDTEFVLDMIDTPGHVDFTYEVSRSLAACEGAVLLVDAAQGIEAQTLANLYLAIENDLTIIPVLNKIDLPAAQPEKYAAEIANIIGCEPDDVLRVSGKTGEGVAELLDAIVEKIPAPVGDADAPARAMIFDSVYDIYRGVITYVRVVDGRISGRERIKMMSTGAVHELLEIGVISPEPKPVAGLGVGEVGYFITGVKDVRQSRVGDTVTLQHHAATEPIGGYSDPKPMVYSGLYPIDGSEYQLLREALDKLLLNDAALVYEPETSAALGFGFRVGFLGLLHLEIVRERLEREAGLSLISTAPNVVYRVVMEDRSEVVVTNPSDWPAGKIDKVYEPIVNATIIAPSDYTGAIMELCQSRRGSLTGMDYLSETRVELRYTLPLGEIIFDFFDALKSRTRGYASLDYAEAGEQESQLVKVDILLQGEAVDAFSAIVHKDKAYSYGVLMAGKLRELIPRQQFEVPIQAAVGSRVIARETVRAIRKDVLAKCYGGDITRKRKLLEKQKEGKKRMKMVGRVEVPQEAFVAALSTNESTAAKPK
- the holA gene encoding DNA polymerase III subunit delta produces the protein MTSRWWGRRGTGVWPCADRTSSSGRPPTGSPGSRRAGPQRSGSVGPPWQHGRVAAPQAAPPAPTSRLRVVAGEEELLRARAVSAVRAAVRELHQDSEEHELAAAGLPIGDLADVLAPSLFGGHRLVVVTGVHEAAAALAEYLVAYAKEPDPELTLVLVHHGGKRNEALVKAFKAAGAAVDECPKISSAGERVAFVRNEVRHAGGKITPDAVTALLDAVGNDLRNLSAAASQLVSDFGGVIDADAVARFHRGQAEVTGFTVAERVLVGDSAGSIEMLRWALDRGVAHVLIADALADGVRTAARVASLNTTNTGELARQLKLPPWKVKKAQSQARGWTIDALQQAIGVAAELNADVKGAAASADYALERAVRRIVAIRAAGAAGRGERLRSGR